The proteins below come from a single Epinephelus moara isolate mb chromosome 19, YSFRI_EMoa_1.0, whole genome shotgun sequence genomic window:
- the LOC126407154 gene encoding uncharacterized protein LOC126407154, giving the protein MAVNLRVLLILCGLTGINSITTVSKVSVKAGASVIIPCLYDKQYTNHVKGLCKGFYWDFCSYVVKTNQRNSGKFSVSEDKSQRIFNVTIKGLTADDTNYWCAVEKDGGPDARAYFHLSVTRGTPSLYVAQQVITGFIGDDITINCHYQNSAVIKWCRLGGSCVTMTSGSFYGARVTIIRMIPNAFTVTMSRLSTKSSGWYLCVKGDLQMPVHLTVTVKPTTTTLATTQRFSTLSSTPNLIPDIGDRSFISLLIPLCLLILIVLVALFIWFLLKRHKQTQAESSATRMADEVTYTTVQHKSKTSSQAEEEVAYANIGFKRKPLGQSYAENDVDVMYSSVVTLKQKPGKRVEAEDKDCAGSCYFVLTHNDMAVHLLFLLLLTRLTGVHSVTTVSKVSVKAGASISIPCLYDSQFINNVKYLCGGYYWDFCSHVVQTNQRNSGKFSISDDKSQNIFTVTIKDLVDKDKNYWCIVEVNGGSDVGEYFQLSVTKGTPSLYVDNQTITGFKGGKITISCHYRNSGETKWCRLGGSCVTSPSGSIDETTVTINASVHDVFTVTMSGLSAQSSGWYLCVSGDLQMPVLVTVDKQPTTNVPPTTVQHRESPPDHLKIFSVRLAVLIFVVMVTSFTLFMFKRHKPTNKESSATTTVKYEAEEEATYSNTEHMAKTSRERSHVESEVEQ; this is encoded by the exons ATGGCTGTTAATCTCAGAGTTCTTCTGATCCTCTGCGGACTCACAG GGATTAACAGCATAACTACAGTCAGTAAAGTGTCAGTGAAGGCTGGAGCCTCAGTCATTATCCCATGTCTGTATGACAAACAATACACAAACCATGTGAAAGGTTTGTGTAAAGGATTTTATTGGGACTTCTGCTCTTATGTAGTTAAAACAAACCAACGAAATTCTGGAAAGTTTTCAGTCTCTGAGGACAAAAGCCAAAGAATCTTCAATGTGACTATAAAAGGTCTGACGGCTGACGACACTAATTACTGGTGTGCTGTGGAGAAAGATGGAGGGCCCGATGCCAGAGCGTATTTTCATCTGTCAGTCACCAGAG gCACACCCAGTCTATATGTAGCTCAACAGGTGATCACAGGGTTTATTGGAGATGATATAACCATCAATTGCCACTATCAAAACTCTGCCGTAATCAAGTGGTGCAGGCTGGGCGGCTCCTGTGTGACAATGACATCTGGATCATTCTATGGAGCAAGAGTGACCATCATTAGGATGATCCCTAATGCTTTCACTGTGACTATGAGCAGACTGAGCACAAAGAGCAGCGGCTGGTATTTGTGTGTCAAAGGAGACTTACAGATGCCAGTACATTTAACCGTTACTGTGAAACCTACCACCA CCACTCTTGCAACAACACAGAGGTTCTCCACTTTGTCATCTACTCCCAATCTCATTCCTGATATTGGAGACCGATCGTTTATCAG CCTCCTCatccctctgtgtttgttgATCCTCATTGTACTGGTGGCCTTGTTCATCTGGTTTTTGTTGAAAAGACACA AACAGACCCAAGCAGAATCATCAGCCACAAGAATG GCTGACGAAGTAACGTACACCACTGTTCAACACAAGAGCAAAACTTCAAGCCAG GCCGAAGAGGAAGTTGCATACGCTAATATTGGCTTCAAGAGAAAACCATTGGGCCAG AGCTACGCTGAGAATGATGTGGACGTCATGTACAGCTCTGTGGTCACCCTGAAGCAAAAACCTGGAAAAAGG GTTGAAGCAGAAGATAAGGAT TGTGCTGGTTCGTGTTACTTTGTCTTGACTCACAACGACATGGCTGTTcatctcctctttcttctcctcctcaccaGATTAACAG GAGTTCACAGTGTAACAACAGTCAGTAAAGTGTCAGTGAAGGCTGGAGCTTCAATCTCTATCCCATGTCTCTATGACTCACAATTcataaacaatgtaaaatatttgtgtGGAGGATATTATTGGGACTTCTGCTCTCATGTAGTTCAAACAAACCAACGAAATTCAGGAAAGTTTTCAATCTCTGATGACAAAAGCCAAAATATCTTCACTGTGACAATAAAAGACCTGGTGGATAAGGACAAAAATTACTGGTGTATTGTGGAGGTTAATGGAGGGTCAGATGTTGGAGAGTAttttcagctgtcagtcactAAAG gCACACCCAGTCTCTATGTGGATAATCAGACGATTACAGGATTTAAAGGAGGCAAAATAACCATCAGTTGTCACTATAGAAACTCTGGAGAAACCAAGTGGTGCAGGCTGGGCGGCTCCTGTGTGACAAGTCCATCTGGATCAATAGATGAAACAACAGTGACCATCAATGCAAGTGTCCACGATGTTTTCACTGTGACTATGAGTGGACTGAGCGCACAGAGCAGCGGCTGGTATTTGTGTGTCAGTGGAGACCTGCAGATGCCAGTACTTGTAACTGTTGATAAGCAACCAACCACCA ACGTACCACCCACCACAGTTCAGCATAGAGAAAG TCCTCCTGATCACTTAAAAATTTTCAGTGTCCGTCTGGCTGTGTTGATCTTCGTTGTAATGGTGACCTCGTTCACCTTGTTTATGTTCAAAAGACACA AGCCGACCAACAAAGAATCATCAGCCACAACAACTGTAAAATATGAG GCTGAAGAGGAAGCAACATACAGTAACACTGAGCACATGGCAAAAACATCAAGGGAG AGGTCTCATGTGGAGAGTGAAGTGGAACAATAA
- the polh gene encoding DNA polymerase eta encodes MEYGKERVVALVDMDCFYVQVEQRLNPALKNTPCVVAQYKTWKGGSIIAVSYEARAHGVTRNMWVDDAKKLCQDLQVARVRESHGKADLTHYREASVEVIEVMSRFAVIERASIDEAYMDLTAVVQQRLKNMTDSQIEPHLLKTTYIQGYPQSSPEQEESAEESALDKEEQRSRGLQQWLASLPVPLLGEQNSAELQLTLGAIIVEEMRAAVEKHTGFRCSAGISHNKVLAKLACGLNKPNRQTVLPLDSVTELFNSLPIGKIRNLGGKLGASITETLGIENMGDLTRFSQAELGQHFGEKTGQWLYDLCRGIEFEAVKPRQLPKSIGCSKNFPGKTSLATKEQVQYWLHQLALELEERLTKDREVNGRVAKLLTVGVRQMGDKRPSSFSRCCALVRYEATKLSADSFAIIKSLNTAGNHQAAWTPPLTLLLLSASKFSDAPSAGGIAGFLSSDVTSTQSLLSSTQPSTQTPAELKNDLACKGPGTIQSFFQKAAGKQRQKVTKGVEEDDTGSTGILPASSSHKTSATESQLETNCSGPKNGSASPQSGISSFFHKKSLERSSQASASNKPQMGHEPGPDSKDDSDDTAAAVSGPQEKHNSSQQPEELRDELNTDPDVDHQSSTVASEDLVNCERCGQEVSVWEMPEHNDYHFALDLQNSFSSSTNSAPTSSSAVSSTSSISLTPLRAQSARGKTKTRGQSGPQPKRHRSQGGSTGTLDSFFKKN; translated from the exons ATGGAGTACGGGAAGGAGAGAGTGGTAGCTTTAGTGGACATGGACTGCTTTTACGTGCAGGTGGAGCAGAGGCTCAACCCAGCTCTGAAGAACACTCCCTGTGTGGTGGCCCAGTACAAGACGTGGAAAGGAGGCAG TATCATAGCTGTGAGCTACGAGGCCAGGGCCCATGGCGTCACCAGGAACATGTGGGTGGACGATGCAAAGAAACTGTGCCAGGATCTCCAGGTGGCACGAGTGCGTGAGTCTCATGGCAAGGCAGACCTGACACA TTACAGGGAGGCAAGCGTGGAGGTGATTGAGGTCATGTCCCGCTTCGCTGTGATTGAGAGAGCCAGCATTGATGAAGCCTACATGGATCTGACTGCTGTGGTCCAGCAGCGACTGAAAAACATGACCGATAGTCAAATTGAGCCTCACCTGCTGAAGACGACCTACATCCAGGGGTACCCACAAAGCTCACCTGAACAGGAAGAATCTGCCGAAGAATCTGCCTTGGATAAAG AGGAGCAGAGGTCCAGAGGTCTCCAGCAGTGGCTGGCATCCTTACCTGTCCCTCTATTAGGGGAACAGAACTCTGCAGAACTGCAGCTAACTCTGGGGGCAATCATTGTAGAGGAAATGAGAGCAGCTGTAGAGAAACACACAGGTTTCCGCTGTTCAGCAGGTATATCACACAACAAG GTATTGGCCAAACTAGCTTGTGGTCTGAACAAACCCAACAGACAAACTGTTCTGCCTTTGGACTCTGTGACAGAACTTTTCAACTCTCTTCCCATCGGCAAGAT CCGTAACCTGGGGGGTAAGCTGGGTGCCTCCATTACAGAAACTCTGGGAATAGAGAACATGGGGGATCTGACTCGCTTCTCTCAGGCTGAACTGGGACAGCACTTTGGAGAAAAGACAGG CCAGTGGCTGTATGACTTGTGTCGGGGGATTGAGTTTGAAGCAGTGAAACCCAGGCAGCTTCCTAAATCCATTGGCTGCAGTAAAAACTTCCCCGGGAAGACATCGCTGGCTACAAAAGAGCAG GTACAATATTGGCTTCATCAACTGGCCCTTGAGCTGGAGGAGAGACTTACTAAGGACAGAGAAGTG AATGGTCGTGTGGCTAAATTGTTGACGGTTGGTGTACGTCAGATGGGGGACAAGAGGCCGAGCAGCTTCTCTCGCTGTTGTGCCTTAGTGCGCTACGAAGCGACCAAACTGTCCGCCGACAGCTTTGCCATCATCAAGAGTCTCAACACGGCAGGAAACCACCAGGCAGCATG GACTCCACCCCTCaccctgctcctcctctcaGCGAGCAAATTCAGTGACGCTCCGTCAGCAGGCGGCATTGCCGGCTTTCTTTCCAGTGATGTCACTTCAACCCAAAGTCTTCTCTCTTCCACTCAGCCCTCGACCCAGACACCTGCTGAACTGAAAAACGACTTGGCATGCAAAGGACCAGGCACCATCCAGTCGTTCTTTCAAAAGGCAGCTGGGAAACAAAGGCAGAAGGTTACAAAAGGCGTAGAGGAGGATGATACAGGATCGACAGGGATTCTCCCAGCTTCCTCATCTCACAAAACCTCAGCCACTGAAAGTCAGTTGGAGACCAATTGCTCTGGTCCTAAAAATGGTTCAGCCAGCCCCCAGTCTGGCATTTCCTCGTTCTTCCACAAGAAGAGTCTTGAAAGAAGCTCACAGGCCTCAGCATCAAACAAACCTCAAATGGGACATGAGCCTGGACCTGACAGTAAAGACGACTCAGatgacactgctgctgctgtgtcaggCCCACAGGAGAAACATAACTCATCTCAGCAGCCAGAAGAGTTAAGAGATGAGCTGAACACGGATCCAGATGTAGATCACCAGTCTTCCACTGTGGCCAGCGAAGACCTGGTGAACTGTGAACGCTGTGGCCAGGAGGTGTCGGTTTGGGAAATGCCTGAACACAATGACTATCACTTTGCTTTGGATCTCCAGAATTCATTCTCTTCATCCACAAATTCAGCACCCACCTCTTCTTCTGCTGTCTCTTCTACCTCCAGCATCTCTCTAACTCCTCTCAGAGCCCAGTCGGCACGAGGCAAGACAAAAACCAGAGGCCAGTCAGGACCACAGCCGAAAAGACATCGCTCCCAAGGTGGAAGTACGGGCACTCTGGATTCTTTTTTCAAGAAGAACTGA
- the LOC126407143 gene encoding CMRF35-like molecule 3, with protein MTSLLVLHLILAGLMGIHSKIITVSKVSVKAGDSISIPCLYEPEYKNHVKYLCKGLLWDFCKYKVKTNEPDDSGKFLISDDPNQTIFTVTIKDLEVKDTAYYWCAVEIDKGNDVKEYFHLSVTRGTPSLYVDQQEITTYEGGSVTVRCHCQEREERKWCRFSHQHPVRCVSEPSGSIHGTRVTIDASARNVFTVTMSGLRTESSGWYWCGIKNFQMPVRITVHALTSTTTTTTPSTADIITTLPTTAQHSSLLTSAEPHTAQPTNSAINGTAGESQQDENKSSTMVIILTTTLILLLLIVLAAFLGWNMMRRYKNKPQRTDITAGSHTGSDPDVQYATIVHKQHVADQQKNEDSVTYSNIVLKDRVRQMAEPVDGSVIYSTVHSTTE; from the exons ATGACTTCTCTACTTGTGCTTCACCTAATACTCGCTGGACTCATGG GAATCCACAGCAAAATTATTACAGTGAGTAAAGTGTCAGTCAAGGCTGGAGACTCCATCTCCATACCATGTCTCTATGAGCCGGAATACAAAAACCATGTGAAATACTTGTGTAAAGGACTCCTTTGGGACTTCTGCAAAtataaagttaaaacaaatgagCCAGATGATTCAGGAAAGTTTTTGATCTCTGATGACCCAAACCAAACTATCTTCACTGTGACTATCAAAGATCTGGAAGTTAAGGACACTGCTTATTACTGGTGTGCTGTGGAGATAGATAAGGGGAATGATGTCAAAGAGTATTTTCATCTGTCAGTTACCAGAG GTACTCCAAGTCTGTATGTGGACCAACAAGAAATAACAACATATGAAGGAGGAAGTGTGACTGTCAGATGTCACTGTCAAGAAAGAGAAGAACGAAAGTGGTGCAGGTTCTCACACCAACatcctgtcaggtgtgtgtcaGAGCCATCTGGATCAATACATGGAACAAGAGTGACCATCGATGCAAGTGCACGCAATGTTTTCACTGTGACTATGAGTGGACTGAGGACAGAGAGCAGTGGCTGGTACTGGTGCGGCATTAAAAACTTTCAGATGCCAGTGCGTATAACTGTTCATGCATTAACCTCAACTACAACTACAACGACTCCCAGTACAGCAG aCATTATAACGACACTTCCAACCACTGCCCAGCATTCCTCCCTGCTTACGAGTGCAGAGCCACACACAGCTCAGCCCACAAACTCCGCCATAAACGGGACAGCTGGAGAGAGCCAGCAAGATGAGAACAAGAG TTCCACTATGGTGATCATTCTCACCACCACCCTCATCTTACTGCTGTTGATTGTACTTGCCGCCTTTTTGGGGTGGAATATGATGAGAAGAT aTAAAAACAAGCCTCAGAGGACGGACATCACTGCG GGCTCACATACTGGGAGTGATCCTGATGTGCAGTATGCCACCATTGTTCATAAGCAACATGTAGCAGACCAGCAGAAG AACGAAGACAGTGTGACGTACAGTAACATTGTGTTGAAAGATCGCGTGCGACAAATG GCTGAACCAGTAGATGGAAGTGTGATCTACAGCACAGTACACTCTACAACAGAATAG